GAACGCAATCTACAACTTATGCGTGTACACCCCCCCCCATCGGGTATACATACACTCCACGGTCTTGTCGTTCAGCAGCTGTCGCTCAGCTGTAGAACAGGAGAACGGCCAAGATCTCGCGTGCACGCCTTCGAGGCCTACGAAACAGGGGGTATTTTTGTGAAAAACGGAGGCAGGAGTCTTGGAAAAGACGAAACGCACGCGTGTGGCTCGCGCggtgcctcgcctctctcagTCGCCGTCGTGTCCGCCGGGACATGCAGATGAGGGGGAAAGTCGTCAGGGCAGCAtgtctcgcgcgtccctgGGACTGCAGAGAAAATGGAAGCGAGTCGTTGGAATCCACGGCCATGCCGCAATACTTGGCGGTCTGAGAGATGCAACGATGATAAAAAATCTGGTTTCCAGCGACACAAAACTCTGCGCTCAcccgctgcgtcctccgtGTCCTGTGCGCATGTTGTCGCACTGCGTGCCCGCCACCTCACCCAGACGCCGCCCAGCTTTTCTCCTTCGATTGCAAAGCGCGTGCGCATCACTGCcggcatgcgcgcgagcCAAACGGCGCCGCTACCCCGCCCTTCTGCCAGAGCCGCGACTCTCGCAAATTAAGCACACATGTAGGACAAACAGAGTGCGACATTctcctgtgtgtgtgtgtgtgtgtgttgcaCCTCGCGAAAAGACACTGAAAGTCTCTCTTCTGAAGCAGTCTCCCGCCACGCTCCCCTTCCACACGTGTACAGACATCctcgagaagaaaaggcCTGGCAGGTCGGAGTCCAGTCTGGATGCGACGGTGCGGCTCGCCGCAAACGAAAACTCGGGGACGATCGactgcgcagagaagcgccgcgtctgcggacgGTGTGCGccgcgtttttctcctttttctcggGTCTGTGTGAGGGTGCGGTTCATTGTCTTCGTGTTGCAATATAGCGGAAAAgcatccgcgcgcggctgcggcaatCACCCCTCGCCCGTTCCTCTCACTTTTGTCTCAGAACTGttttcgctgccgcagagcgacACAGTCTCGACGCGTTGAAcatccgcgcccgcgagccgcaCCCCTCGCAGGTTGAGACGGAACGCacgaggagaaaagaaggcCCTCCGCGAAcgcccctgcgcgcctgAAGGGCAAATACAGAGGTCTCTtgaagagccgcagcgccctcgtCCCTCTATTTTCACGTTCCCAAGAACTCTGAACGCCGAAACCCaccccgcgccgccacaacttctctctgtctcttccttCCGCTCTTCCCCGTGCGGGAAACGCGGATGAGTCTATCGCAGGTCGCCTCGTTTTTATTAGTTTTCTGCGGTTTTTCCCTTCGCTGAGCtggtctccgccgccagaaAGATGCCGTGGctctgcgacgcgcctcagcttcgtcggcgcggcctcgccttttggctcttctcgctggtgttcgccgtcgcgctttgtctcctcgcgtTTCGCGCATTTTCccccgcttcgccggcgtctcgcctgctgGCGTCTTCCCCGTCCGTCAACCGCCGCCTGGTATCAGAGACGAAGAATACGATGCAGCTcggcgcgacagagaagctccgcggcttcctcaTCGCGTGGaaccccgcgcgcggctACTTGCTCCTTCGTAGtgagaagaagagcaaaGGCCTGCACTACCAGCTCCCCGGGGGGCATGCGGAGTTCCCCGACGACGccatcgccgccgcgcacttCTTCGTTGAAGCAGATCGCGCCCACGCTGCTCAGGCCGCGGCCGGGCCTggccccgccccctcctcctccttttcctcctcaccttcttcctcttatcctttctcttcctcttctttcgtGTCTCGGCTGGCATCgctcctttcttcttccgaggaggcggggactgcgggcgcgcgaggaggcgagaggaagaagcacgtcgacgaagaagaagtcgCGCGGGTGGCGGCGGCCCGCGAGCTGTTCGAGGAGACAGGCATCGACGTGCGgggcgagctgcagcacctcgtgcctctcgcggccgccgggaTCGGTCCATACAAAGCGCGGTTTTACTTCTTCCTTCACCTGACCGAGGAGatgctcgccgcggcgacgcgcgccgcgcataatgcggaggacgaaggcgacgacgaggagaaaaagacaaaacacgcgaagaaggaacggGCGCTTCTCCAGCCCGAGTCAGACCACAAGCAAGGTAAGCCCGCAGTCTCCACCtgcatgcacatacatatatacatacatatatacatatatatatgtatatgtatatctgttATGTTCGTGTATGTATATCCATGTATAGAATCGAGTGAGGGTGCGTGTGCGGTagcctctctgcttcgtccgCCTCTCAGCGCGTTTCGGGTACGAGGACAGAGAGCCTAGGCAGCGCGGGCGGGGAAGAACGCGCGCCTGGGTTGGGAGACACCGCGCAAAAGGGCTTGCGTGCTGGAGGACGGTGGGGTTTCTTCGCGTACAGagtctttcttttcttctgtgtgtcttcgcagcgccgcttctGGAAGTGCAGCTCGCGATCGGGCTGGATGAGCATACAGGCTTCCGCTTCGTCCCCGCCGTgatggaggccgcggagctcgtcgCCAAGCACTCGGGGGGGAAAAGCACGAAGGCCCTCCAGGCGTTTGCGGATCTCCTCAACAAGAAAACGTCGCTCTCCCCTCTTCAGGCGGTCGCCGGGCTGGAAGGGTGAATCGCTGGGGGGAAAGGACGCATGCAGCTCGGTCGGTGAatgtcgcgctcgcgggcgcccgccAACACCAACGACCCTCAACTCCGGTGTTGTGTTTAAGCGACTCAGCGAAGACTGCGGACGTGCGGCTCTGGTGAGACTTGTTGGAGGCCCTTCGCCCCTTTCGGCGTGGTCTCccaggtgtacgtacacctcggTAGGCAGGGGAGCGGGgcccgcgccaggcgcgctgTGCGTCTATTCATCGGCTGGCTGATacgcgggcgggggggcgtGCGTCTGTGGGAGGTCCGCGGGCACACGTGAGACTTTTTTTGTTTAGGAACAAAATTTTTATTCGCGCGTGGAGATCCGAGGCCAagggcgcgtctgcgtgaaTCTCCGCAGCACCCTTCTCCTCTGGGAGGTTGGTTCTCAGCGGTTACGGCAGATGAATTCTGCGAGGAAGCGTGCTCATCGGAAGCTGGGGCGTCTGCATGTGTTGAAAGGCCGGGACGCACCgagaggaaagcgaggagagcgTTGCGTTTGTGGCTCCcgagggcggaggaaggagaccGGGGGATGGGGGGGCGTCGCCAGTCTTGAGCGGACGCATTGACAGGTTTCGATGCCTTCTGCGCTTCTCAATGAGGAATTCTCTTCTCTGGTGTTCAGTGTTCAGCACTCTATGATGTGTTTCAGACGTAGACGGAGAGGCTGGTCACGCGCAGGTACATCCGTCTTGATGCAAAATATTCATGTATATGCACATACTTGGATGCCTGTATGTACGCAGATATATGTATCGCTTGTGCTGCCGCAGCTATGTCTGTGGCCTGCGGAGGTCGTGTCCTTCAGAATTCACCGTGCAGGTATGTGTAACTATCTATATCTCCTTTCTATGTATCTCTCTTTCTGTATCCATCCATGTTTATGCACATGCGCACATCTATGTGTGGGTACGCAGTTGCGTatacgtgcatgcatgcatgctgTAGCAGGGGGTGGCACGTTTCTTTTTTCGACTGTTTTTTAGTGTCGACCCGTCTCCGGGGTGTGTGTTTcggtcctccgcctcggcgtttGCCAaacgcgaaggagagacgcgggcgcgtgtgctgcgtctccgcgcatGGGCGGGGGGCGTTCGAGGACGAGCGTGAGGCTCCTCTGTGCTTCGTGCGTGACACACAGCGCAGCGTTTGGCTCTTCACAAACTTAGCCGACTCTGGAAATGCCTCCGGAGGCGATAGGTGACGCGCGtgccctcggcgcctcctgcggcgcctctcctcaCGTCGAGCCTTTCTCTTTGAGGCTCTTCTCAGCACACTTATGCAGGCAGGGCACGTCGCGGTAGCTATTGAGCTTCTTTTATGCACCGTCTATTCGCACGCACCGAGAGGACTGCCGGCTCAGACTATCGCTCTCTGGCGAAAGCAGGCTTCCTCGAaactgcgaggcgcgccccGGGATGAGCCGCAGGAGCGCAGATGAAGTTTACACGCTTACAGGTATGTTTCGACAAAACTTCTGACGAGTCTCTGTCAGCGCCAGGCTCTCCAAAAGGTACTTCTGAGTCCTCGCGTAAAGAAATCCGATAGGCCAGATATCACGCAACGGGAAAGAGAGGTGGCGATTCTTCGCTCGTTCACAAACTGCCTCACGCGCGAGCTAgacttcgtcgtcgccgagagTAACGGCGAAGCTTGAGGCAGTTGTCGAGACACGGAGTGATACCGTGTCTACTCCAGTCAAATacatggatatatatatatatatatatgctgtGCGATGTGTAGATGTAGGTGCGTAGGGGCCTAGGTGCTGTGTAGTCTTCAAGTCCACAGGCGGGAGGAGAAACGTGTCTACTCACAGCACCTGTGTAGCTTAGGTGCGGAGGGGACTAGGTGCTGTGTAGGCTTCAAGTCCACAGGCGGGAGGAGAAACGTGTCTACTCCAGTCAAATACATagacatatatgtatatatatatatgctgtGCGATGTGTAGATGTAGGTGCGTAGGGGACTAGGTGCTGTGTAGTCTTCAAGTCCACAGGCGGGAGGAGAAACGTGTCTATTCCAGTCAAATACACGCCACCTCTCTTTCCTTGAAGACTACACAGCACCTAGGCCCCTACGCCCCTACATCTACACATCGCACagcatatatagatatacatatatatccatGTATTTGACTGGAGTAGACACGGTATCACTCCGTGTCTCGACAACTGCCTCAAGCTTCGCCGTTActctcggcgacgacgaagtcTAGCCCGCGCGTGAGGCAGTTTGTGAACGAGCGGAGGATCGCCACCTCTCTTTCCCGTTTCGTGATATCTTTGACCTCAGCGAGAGACTGAAAACTGTCCTTTGAGTATTTCTTATGGTTATCCGTTTGGGTCGTGCAGAAActctcctcgcgtctgtGAACGGACGCCTTCCGGCGCCCGGAACAGGTGGATCAGAGAGTGGAATAGCACATCAGCAGACATATGTTTCCAAGACATAAGTGCTAGCAGGTAGAAACAATAAACTAATTCAGAATGTACAAAACAAGTTGATAGCCATCTCAAGAGGACAGGGGCcgccgctccgccggcgagcagcaCCTTTGGTCCGATGTGTTACGGCTGGGCACGTCTCGGTTTTTTTCGTCCGCATGCGCCCCCCAGAGTTTTCGAGCTTTCCTCGTGTGTATGTACACGGGAACCGTTGTCTCGAAGGGCAGTCTCCTTGCACGCGGAAGTGGATTTTCCATCGGTTTCTGCTGCTTTACATGCCGAAAAGTGGGTGGATCGTTTCTAGCGTTGTTTTGCGTCTTTTGTGCCGCATCCGTCCAAGTTTCGCGTCTTGGTTTCGTCGGTCCTCCGGCTTCC
This DNA window, taken from Besnoitia besnoiti strain Bb-Ger1 chromosome III, whole genome shotgun sequence, encodes the following:
- a CDS encoding hypothetical protein (encoded by transcript BESB_045990), giving the protein MPWLCDAPQLRRRGLAFWLFSLVFAVALCLLAFRAFSPASPASRLLASSPSVNRRLVSETKNTMQLGATEKLRGFLIAWNPARGYLLLRSEKKSKGLHYQLPGGHAEFPDDAIAAAHFFVEADRAHAAQAAAGPGPAPSSSFSSSPSSSYPFSSSSFVSRLASLLSSSEEAGTAGARGGERKKHVDEEEVARVAAARELFEETGIDVRGELQHLVPLAAAGIGPYKARFYFFLHLTEEMLAAATRAAHNAEDEGDDEEKKTKHAKKERALLQPESDHKQAPLLEVQLAIGLDEHTGFRFVPAVMEAAELVAKHSGGKSTKALQAFADLLNKKTSLSPLQAVAGLEG